The genomic window GCCAAAAGACCATAGGTGTGTGCTGCCCAACGAATAGCGTTAAGCTGCGGCGCGGCCGCCGACAGCCAGGGGAAGCACGCAGACGGCCGGCCGCGCCGTCAGCTTCAACGCGCAGTTAGCCAGCGCTCAATGTCAGATCAGGCGGCAAGGGCCGTGCGGCGTGGTGGATGCGCACCAGCTCAATGCCTTCGCCGCGCAGCCGATACACGACACGGTACGCGCCACGGACCAGCTCACGGATCGCCGAGTTGCCGAACTCTGGAACTACCCGGCCGGACTGTGGATACGACTCCAACTGATCAATGGCCGCAAGCAACCGGCCCACCAAAGCGCGGGCGGATGCCGGAGAATCACGGCTGATAAACTCATGAATCGCGTCGAGATCGCTGCTGGCCTGTACCGTCCATCGAATACGACTCACAGCTCGAAGCGCGCTTTGACTTGCTCGTGCGGGATGAGCTTGCCAGCGTCGGCCTCGGCGAGTCCGCGTTCGACCTTCGAGATAAAGAGCAACCGCTCCATGACGTCCTCAAACGTCGCTGAGTCAGGGAGCGCCTGGACAGCGTCCAGAGCCCGCTGCTTCACCGTCACATCGGCCATGCCGCCCACCTTCCTGGTGTCCATGCTCAATCTACAACGTGGCCTAGAGAGGGGCGAGCGCTGGCTAACTTGGTGTTTACTAGCAATTGG from Gemmatimonadales bacterium includes these protein-coding regions:
- a CDS encoding type II toxin-antitoxin system RelE/ParE family toxin, with product MSRIRWTVQASSDLDAIHEFISRDSPASARALVGRLLAAIDQLESYPQSGRVVPEFGNSAIRELVRGAYRVVYRLRGEGIELVRIHHAARPLPPDLTLSAG